A genomic segment from Marmota flaviventris isolate mMarFla1 chromosome 7, mMarFla1.hap1, whole genome shotgun sequence encodes:
- the Slc34a2 gene encoding sodium-dependent phosphate transport protein 2B, which translates to MAPWPELENAQPNPNKYIEGATSHQSTPAKGKETGKNDSSGPTAKIELLPSYSTVTLIEEPTDVEDPWDLPALQDSGIKWSERDTKGKILCVFQGIGKFILLLGFLYLFVCSLDVLSSAFQLVGGKMAGQFFSNNSIMSNPVAGLVIGVLVTVMVQSSSTSSSIIVSMVASSLLTVRAAIPIIMGANIGTSITNTIVALMQAGDRSEFRRAFAGATVHDFFNWLSVLVLLPLEAATHYLEILTNLVVDTFHFQNGEDAPALLKVITDPFTKLIIQLDKKVIHQIAMNDESAQNKSLIKIWCKTFTNTTQMNVTVPSPENCTSPSLCWTDGIYTWTIKNVTYKENIAKCQHIFVNFNLPDLAVGIILLIVSLMVLCGCLIMIVKLLGSVLKGQVAVVIKKTINTDFPFPFAWVTGYLAILVGAGMTFIVQSSSVFTSAMTPLIGIGVITIERAYPLTLGSNIGTTTTAILAALASPGNTLKSSLQIALCHFFFNISGILLWYPIPFTRLPIRLAKGLGNISAKYRWFAVFYLIFFFFLTPLTVFGLSLAGWPVLVGVGVPIILLLLLVVCLRLLQSRCPSVLPIKLRNWNFLPLWMHSLKPWDNLITSATGCCQQRCCCCCRVCCRVCCLMCGCGKCCRCSKCCEDLEEVQEVQGVPMKAPEAFENAVMNIEAQDEVKAHADVLGTKAICNSTAF; encoded by the exons ATGGCTCCTTGGCCTGAGTTGGAAAATGCCCAGCCCAACCCCAATAAATACATCGAAGGGGCCACGAGTCATCAGTCCACACCAGCCAAAGGCAAGGAGACTGGCAAAA ATGACAGCAGTGGTCCTACAGCCAAAATTGAACTTTTGCCCTCGTACTCCACTGTGACTCTGATAGAGGAGCCCACTGATGTGGAAGACCCCTGGGACCTGCCCGCACTCCAGGATAGTGGGATCAAGTGGTCAG AGAGAGACACCAAAGGGAAGATCTTGTGTGTCTTCCAAGGGATTGGAAAATTCATTCTGCTCCTGGGGTTCCTCTACTTGTTCGTGTGCTCCTTGGATGTCCTCAGCAGCGCCTTCCAGCTGGTCGGAG GAAAAATGGCCGGGCAGTTCTTCAGCAACAACTCCATCATGTCCAACCCCGTGGCAGGACTGGTGATCGGGGTGCTGGTGACCGTCATGGTGCAGAGCTCCAGCACCTCCTCATCCATCATCGTCAGCATGGTGGCCTCCTCAT TGCTGACCGTGCGGGCAGCCATCCCCATCATCATGGGGGCCAACATCGGGACCTCCATCACCAACACCATCGTGGCGCTCATGCAGGCCGGAGACCGCAGCGAGTTCAGGAG GGCTTTTGCAGGGGCCACCGTCCATGACTTCTTCAACTGGCTGTCCGTACTGGTGCTCTTGCCCCTGGAGGCTGCCACCCACTACCTGGAGATTCTGACCAACCTGGTGGTGGACACCTTCCACTTCCAGAATGGAGAAGATGCCCCAGCACTTCTGAAAGTCATCACAGATCCCTTCACGAAGCTCATCATTCAG CTGGATAAAAAAGTCATCCACCAAATTGCAATGAATGACGAATCGGCCCAAAACAAGAGTCTGATCAAGATTTGGTGCAAAACTTTTACAAATACG ACTCAGATGAATGTCACCGTCCCCTCGCCTGAGAACTGCACTTCCCCTTCCCTCTGTTGGACGGACGGCATCTACACGTGGACCATCAAGAACGTGACCTACAAGGAGAACATTGCCAAGT GCCagcacatatttgtgaatttcaaCCTCCCGGATCTGGCTGTGGGCATCATCCTGCTGATTGTCTCCCTGATGGTCCTCTGCGGCTGCCTGATCATGATTGTCAAGCTCCTGGGCTCTGTGCTCAAGGGACAGGTTGCGGTTGTCATCAAGAAAACCATCAACACTG atttcccctttccctttgccTGGGTGACCGGCTACCTAGCCATCCTCGTCGGAGCCGGCATGACCTTCATCGTGCAGAGCAGCTCAGTGTTCACATCTGCCATGACCCCTCTGATCG GTATCGGTGTGATAACCATTGAGAGGGCTTATCCGCTCACTCTGGGCTCCAACATCGGCACCACCACCACCGCCATCCTGGCCGCCTTAGCCAGCCCGGGCAACACTCTCAAGAGTTCTCTTCAG ATCGCCCTGTGCCACTTTTTCTTCAACATCTCTGGCATTTTGCTGTGGTACCCAATTCCGTTCACCCGCCTGCCGATCCGCCTGGCCAAGGGGCTGGGCAACATCTCCGCCAAGTACCGCTGGTTTGCCGTGTTCTACctgatcttcttcttcttcctgacCCCACTGACGGTGTTCGGCCTCTCGCTGGCCGGCTGGCCTGTGTTGGTGGGCGTGGGGGTGCCCATcatcctcctgctgctgctggtggtctGCCTCCGGCTCCTGCAGTCCCGCTGCCCAAGTGTCCTGCCCATCAAGCTCCGCAATTGGAACTTCCTGCCCCTGTGGATGCACTCCCTGAAGCCCTGGGACAACCTCATCACCTCGGCCACCGGCTGCTGCCAGCAgcgctgctgttgctgctgccgCGTGTGCTGCCGGGTGTGCTGCCTGATGTGCGGCTGCGGCAAGTGCTGCCGCTGCAGCAAGTGCTGTGAGGACCTGGAGGAGGTGCAGGAGGTGCAAGGTGTCCCCATGAAGGCCCCCGAGGCCTTCGAAAATGCCGTCATGAACATAGAAGCCCAGGATGAGGTCAAGGCCCACGCTGATGTCCTGGGCACCAAGGCCATCTGCAATAGCACGGCCTTCTAG